In Luteitalea sp. TBR-22, one genomic interval encodes:
- a CDS encoding carboxypeptidase regulatory-like domain-containing protein, giving the protein MSFHRRLQGLVRVALAGLLVLAGATGTRAQTTSASVTGSVSDQQGGMLPGVTVTLTSRTQGNALTAVTDENGRFTFAIVRPDTYTLSAALQGFKTLEQTNFVVNANDRITVPTMGLEVGQMSEEVTVSSRVSELQTTNGERSFALENKALTSIANNGRQLFNFARLVPGALPQGTSGTEVGSVSGFTVNGMRPNSNNMTIDGVANIDTGDNGGNMATTNIDSVAEFKVLTNSYAAEYGRATGAQVQVVTKSGSREFHGSGYWYGRRSDWNANSWTNKRVTPEIPKVKANRNDGGYTIGGPVFFPGFNEEKKKLFFFFSQEYQRRTDPLASARETRVPTALERQGDFSQSVDASGNRFNLIRDYTTGLPCTAADTRGCFQDGGVLGKIPANRLYQPGLAILNIYPDPNASGLGAGMNFTSQDATSSPRREDLLRMDYQITDKWRVTGRYMNTNFTPLQAYGTTWAGNGSDQLPLPVQHSLPGKNYMLSTTMVLNNSTSLEASWGRAANSLNYDMKLDKLYRANSGTAGLPYLFPDAVQGDYVPWFQFRGGRTANAGQYQTDRGPFTNENITHDVIANITKVWGSHNSKAGVYYQNSYKPQSIFASFNGAINFADDANNPFDTGYGYANAATGVFNTYTQANKFAIPEWRYTNFEYYVQDNWRAGRKFTLDYGVRFYHLSPQWDHTEQASNFLPDQFNASQAARLFRPVCLNAYPCSGADRRGMDPRLIAQGVAPTAANTVEGRFIGRLTPDSNRFNGAFQAGQGINPELQDGTAFQISPRVGFVYDLTGEAVTILRGGWGIFYDRPQGNMVFDMIANAPGVLNSTVQWGTLQSLTSGGSDPNPVLAMNPTVYGFNPPKTTQWNIGMQRKLFKNFMFDLAYVGNTSDNLLRQQQINALPFGATFQAANQDPTRAPSATPGATALPADLLRPYPGYGNIRMWDYTGYGNYHSLQTGINRRYDNGFMFSFFYVWSKALAINSTDGSAGVPNLSEAETRRLDYSLTDYDRPHNFSTNFVYQTPELSQSKLLGLFTNNWQISGVYFWTSGRPYGVGFNIPGIGATNLTGTDTPNARIVLTCDPGNGWSDDPYRQFNTACFAPPKPGSDGAESARFFVRAPPINNLDLSLSKTFALPRNMRFELRVDMFNALNHTQFTGVNATANFASLTDPTITNLPYDNNGNLVRPQGFGAINGVAPARNLQVMTRFTF; this is encoded by the coding sequence ATGTCCTTCCACCGAAGGCTCCAAGGCCTCGTGCGCGTTGCGCTCGCGGGTCTCCTGGTGCTGGCGGGAGCGACGGGCACTCGGGCCCAGACCACGAGCGCCTCCGTCACCGGCAGCGTCAGCGACCAGCAAGGCGGCATGCTCCCGGGCGTCACCGTCACTCTCACCAGCAGGACCCAGGGCAACGCCCTGACCGCCGTCACCGACGAGAATGGCCGCTTCACCTTCGCCATCGTCCGTCCCGACACCTACACGCTCAGCGCCGCGCTTCAGGGGTTCAAGACCCTCGAGCAGACCAACTTCGTCGTCAACGCCAACGACCGCATCACGGTCCCGACGATGGGGCTCGAGGTCGGGCAGATGTCGGAGGAAGTCACCGTTTCCAGTCGCGTGAGCGAGTTGCAGACGACCAACGGCGAGCGCTCGTTCGCGCTCGAGAACAAGGCGCTCACCAGCATCGCCAACAACGGCCGTCAGTTGTTCAACTTCGCCAGGCTCGTGCCGGGCGCGTTGCCCCAGGGCACGTCAGGCACGGAAGTCGGCTCGGTCAGCGGCTTCACCGTCAACGGCATGCGCCCGAACTCGAACAACATGACCATCGACGGTGTCGCCAACATCGACACCGGCGACAACGGCGGCAACATGGCGACCACCAACATCGACTCGGTCGCCGAGTTCAAGGTGCTCACCAACTCGTACGCCGCCGAGTACGGCCGCGCCACCGGCGCCCAGGTCCAGGTGGTCACCAAGAGCGGGTCGCGAGAATTCCACGGGTCGGGCTACTGGTATGGCCGCCGCTCCGACTGGAATGCCAACTCGTGGACCAACAAGCGCGTCACTCCCGAGATTCCCAAGGTCAAGGCCAATCGTAACGACGGCGGCTACACCATCGGCGGCCCGGTGTTCTTCCCCGGCTTCAACGAGGAGAAGAAGAAGCTGTTCTTCTTCTTCAGCCAGGAGTACCAGCGCCGCACCGACCCGCTCGCCAGCGCGCGCGAGACCCGCGTGCCGACGGCCCTCGAACGTCAGGGCGATTTCTCGCAGAGCGTGGACGCCAGCGGCAACCGCTTCAACCTGATCCGGGACTACACCACAGGGCTGCCCTGCACTGCCGCCGACACGCGTGGCTGCTTCCAGGACGGCGGCGTGCTCGGGAAGATTCCAGCCAATCGCCTGTATCAGCCCGGCCTGGCGATTCTGAACATCTACCCCGACCCCAACGCTTCAGGCCTCGGCGCCGGCATGAACTTCACCAGCCAGGACGCCACCAGCTCGCCGCGGCGTGAAGACCTGTTGCGGATGGATTACCAGATCACCGACAAGTGGCGCGTGACCGGCCGCTACATGAACACCAACTTCACCCCGCTCCAGGCCTACGGTACGACCTGGGCTGGCAACGGCAGCGACCAGCTGCCGCTTCCGGTGCAGCACAGCCTGCCGGGCAAGAACTACATGCTGTCGACGACGATGGTCCTCAACAACTCGACATCCCTCGAAGCCAGCTGGGGTCGGGCTGCCAACTCGTTGAACTACGACATGAAGCTGGACAAGCTGTACCGCGCCAATTCCGGTACCGCCGGCCTGCCCTACCTGTTCCCGGATGCGGTGCAGGGTGACTACGTGCCGTGGTTCCAGTTCCGTGGCGGCCGCACCGCCAACGCCGGCCAGTACCAGACCGACCGCGGGCCGTTCACCAACGAGAACATCACCCACGACGTCATCGCCAACATCACGAAGGTGTGGGGCTCGCACAACTCCAAGGCCGGCGTCTACTACCAGAACAGCTACAAGCCGCAGAGCATCTTCGCGAGCTTCAACGGCGCCATCAACTTCGCCGACGACGCCAACAACCCGTTCGACACCGGTTACGGGTATGCCAATGCCGCGACCGGCGTCTTCAACACCTACACGCAGGCCAACAAGTTCGCCATCCCGGAGTGGCGGTACACGAACTTCGAGTACTACGTGCAGGACAACTGGCGCGCCGGCAGGAAGTTCACGCTCGACTACGGCGTGCGCTTCTACCACTTGTCGCCGCAGTGGGACCACACCGAACAGGCCTCCAACTTCCTGCCCGACCAGTTCAACGCGTCGCAGGCGGCGCGGCTGTTCCGTCCGGTCTGTCTCAATGCCTATCCGTGCTCGGGCGCCGATCGCCGCGGCATGGATCCGCGCCTCATCGCCCAGGGTGTCGCCCCGACGGCCGCCAACACGGTCGAGGGCCGCTTCATCGGCCGGCTGACGCCTGATTCCAACCGCTTCAACGGCGCCTTCCAGGCCGGCCAGGGCATCAACCCCGAGCTGCAGGACGGCACGGCGTTCCAGATCTCGCCGCGCGTCGGCTTCGTCTACGACCTGACGGGCGAAGCGGTGACGATTCTGCGCGGCGGCTGGGGCATCTTCTACGACCGGCCGCAGGGCAACATGGTGTTCGACATGATTGCCAACGCCCCGGGCGTGCTGAACTCCACGGTCCAGTGGGGAACGCTGCAGAGCCTCACCTCCGGCGGCAGCGACCCGAACCCGGTGCTGGCGATGAACCCGACGGTCTACGGATTCAACCCGCCGAAGACGACGCAGTGGAACATCGGCATGCAGCGCAAGCTGTTCAAGAACTTCATGTTCGACCTGGCGTACGTCGGCAACACGTCGGACAACCTGCTGCGCCAGCAGCAGATCAACGCCCTGCCGTTCGGCGCGACCTTCCAGGCGGCCAACCAGGATCCGACGCGCGCCCCGAGCGCGACGCCGGGGGCGACGGCCCTGCCGGCCGACCTGCTGCGGCCCTACCCGGGCTACGGCAACATCCGGATGTGGGACTACACCGGCTACGGCAACTACCACTCGCTGCAGACCGGCATCAACCGTCGCTACGACAACGGGTTCATGTTCTCGTTCTTCTACGTCTGGTCGAAGGCCCTGGCCATCAACAGCACCGATGGCTCGGCCGGCGTGCCGAACCTGAGCGAAGCGGAGACCCGTCGTCTCGACTACTCGCTGACCGACTACGATCGCCCGCACAACTTCTCCACCAACTTCGTCTATCAGACGCCGGAACTGAGCCAGTCCAAGCTGCTGGGCCTGTTCACCAACAACTGGCAGATTTCGGGTGTCTACTTCTGGACGAGCGGGCGTCCGTACGGCGTCGGCTTCAACATCCCCGGCATCGGCGCCACCAACCTGACCGGCACCGACACCCCGAACGCACGCATCGTGCTGACCTGCGACCCGGGCAACGGCTGGAGCGACGACCCGTATCGTCAGTTCAACACCGCGTGCTTCGCGCCGCCGAAGCCCGGCAGCGACGGCGCCGAGTCGGCACGCTTCTTCGTGCGCGCGCCGCCAATCAACAACCTCGACCTCTCGCTCTCGAAGACGTTCGCGCTGCCGAGGAACATGCGGTTCGAGCTCCGCGTCGACATGTTCAACGCCCTGAACCACACGCAGTTCACCGGCGTCAACGCGACGGCGAACTTCGCGAGCCTGACCGACCCGACCATCACCAACCTGCCGTACGACAACAACGGCAACCTGGTACGGCCGCAGGGCTTCGGCGCCATCAACGGGGTCGCGCCGGCCCGCAACCTGCAGGTGATGACGCGCTTCACCTTCTAG
- a CDS encoding CehA/McbA family metallohydrolase, whose product MPTRLRVLPRLGAAAPLLAVSAALAASQPPGTAVGPPATGQDLLAQPTHLGIAGRPEWDWFRGRTPVGESLTLTFDSRPNSGEYTLIVRQQDVKEGWAVELNGRPLGTLVRMEASLVHALPVPAGALREGANTLRIACRTPGDDILLHDVRLEPVPQETLLTAASLRVRVLGDDGEPLPARVTVVDESGSLAALRPLPGPRQAVRPGVAYVATDPAIVGLRPGTYQISATRGPEYGRHRATVTLRAGDARELDLRLSREVRTDGWVAADTHIHTLEVSGHGDASLAERALTLAGEGVELAIATEHDVQADYAPTLHATGASGSVTPVVGTEVTTKTGHFNVFPAIAGHRGVEGPVTVLNHPHDTHAGFTPFDGSHFNAATGASRDLPRAFTAMEVVNSGAMRSDWMEPVRSWFALLNRGLRITPIGASDSHDVSRFIVGQGRTYVRAPDGDARRIAVSTAVESLRAGRVMVSLGLFAEARIGTAGPGDLVDARAATVVEGTVSGATWVRADRVTLFVNGVEAAHAPIGGVLAGRVRKADVRWPLPSRRHDYHVVVIARGPGVTDPSWAIPTPYQPTAPTWSPVVFALTAPIYVDADGDGVFSSARDYAGRLVEAHGASLPALFRALASHDAVVSSHAAELLEARGVDLAGEDVRRALRVAAVPVRAGVAAYLAAK is encoded by the coding sequence GTGCCCACCCGTCTCCGCGTCCTGCCGCGCCTCGGTGCGGCTGCGCCCCTGTTGGCCGTGTCTGCCGCGCTTGCGGCGTCGCAGCCGCCGGGCACCGCGGTCGGGCCACCGGCCACCGGACAGGACCTGTTGGCGCAGCCCACGCACCTGGGCATCGCCGGGCGGCCCGAGTGGGACTGGTTCAGGGGACGGACGCCGGTCGGCGAGTCCCTCACGCTGACCTTCGATTCGCGCCCGAACTCCGGCGAGTACACGCTGATCGTGCGCCAGCAGGACGTCAAGGAAGGGTGGGCCGTCGAGCTGAACGGCCGACCGCTGGGCACGCTGGTGCGCATGGAGGCCAGCCTCGTGCATGCGCTCCCGGTGCCGGCCGGCGCGCTGCGCGAGGGCGCCAACACGCTGCGCATCGCCTGCCGCACGCCCGGCGACGACATCCTCCTGCACGACGTCCGCCTCGAGCCCGTGCCGCAGGAGACGCTTCTCACCGCCGCGTCGCTCCGCGTCCGCGTCCTCGGCGACGACGGGGAGCCGCTGCCGGCGCGGGTGACGGTGGTGGACGAGTCCGGATCGCTGGCCGCGCTGCGGCCGCTGCCCGGACCGCGGCAGGCAGTGCGACCGGGCGTCGCATACGTCGCCACCGATCCGGCGATCGTCGGCCTGCGACCCGGCACCTACCAGATCAGCGCGACGCGCGGACCCGAGTACGGGCGGCACCGGGCGACCGTCACCCTCCGCGCCGGTGACGCGCGGGAACTGGACCTGCGCCTGTCGAGGGAGGTGCGCACCGACGGCTGGGTCGCCGCCGACACGCACATCCACACCCTCGAGGTGAGCGGCCACGGCGACGCCTCGCTGGCCGAGCGGGCGCTCACGCTGGCCGGTGAGGGCGTGGAACTGGCCATCGCCACCGAGCACGACGTGCAGGCCGACTATGCCCCCACCCTGCACGCGACGGGCGCGTCGGGATCGGTGACGCCCGTGGTCGGCACGGAAGTGACCACCAAGACCGGGCACTTCAACGTGTTCCCCGCCATCGCCGGCCACAGGGGCGTGGAAGGCCCCGTCACCGTGCTGAACCACCCGCACGACACGCACGCGGGCTTCACGCCGTTCGACGGAAGCCACTTCAACGCCGCGACCGGCGCGAGCCGCGACCTGCCGCGCGCCTTCACCGCGATGGAGGTGGTCAACTCGGGCGCGATGCGGTCGGACTGGATGGAGCCCGTCCGCAGCTGGTTCGCGCTGCTCAATCGCGGCCTGCGCATCACCCCCATCGGCGCCAGCGACTCCCACGATGTGAGTCGCTTCATCGTCGGTCAGGGGCGCACCTACGTGCGCGCGCCGGACGGGGACGCCAGACGCATCGCGGTATCGACCGCGGTGGAGAGCCTTCGAGCGGGGCGCGTGATGGTGAGCCTGGGGCTGTTCGCGGAGGCGCGGATCGGTACGGCCGGCCCCGGCGACCTCGTCGATGCGCGCGCCGCCACGGTGGTGGAGGGGACGGTGTCGGGCGCCACGTGGGTGCGCGCCGACCGCGTGACGCTGTTCGTGAACGGCGTCGAGGCAGCCCACGCGCCCATCGGCGGCGTCCTCGCCGGGCGGGTGCGCAAGGCCGACGTTCGCTGGCCACTGCCGTCACGGCGGCACGACTACCACGTGGTGGTGATCGCGCGCGGGCCGGGCGTCACCGATCCATCCTGGGCGATCCCGACGCCCTACCAGCCCACCGCACCGACGTGGAGCCCGGTGGTGTTCGCCCTGACGGCGCCGATCTACGTCGACGCCGATGGCGACGGCGTGTTCTCGTCGGCCCGCGACTACGCGGGCCGGCTCGTCGAGGCCCACGGTGCATCGCTGCCGGCGCTCTTCAGGGCGCTCGCCAGCCACGATGCCGTGGTGTCCTCGCATGCCGCGGAACTGCTCGAAGCGCGCGGCGTGGACCTCGCGGGTGAGGACGTGCGGCGTGCGCTGAGGGTCGCGGCCGTGCCGGTGCGAGCCGGTGTGGCGGCGTACCTCGCGGCGAAGTGA
- a CDS encoding carboxypeptidase regulatory-like domain-containing protein gives MKLARRLHVALTLALMACTWLVLAPAAGAQTLYGTLTGSVTDKTGAAIPGATVTATNEGTGLTVDAVSDAEGAYTIRNLAPGSYKLTASLQGFKTFTQTAIPLTAGNILRVNAELEIGALTESITVTTEAALLKTDKADVSVQLQPKEITDLPLNQFRNYQALINLVPGATPGAFQNSQGSTPQRSLSVNVNGVNRNNNSTRIDGAASINIWLPHHAGMVASAETVDTVNIVTNNFDADTGMAGGAAVAVVTKSGTNNLRGSAFFFNNRDDWNANTFFNNANKLAKPQVTNSIWGGTLGGPIVKNRLFYFGSYEKFYEERGFQETFSVPTARMRNGDFSEILAAYPNFRLYDPLTGDASGNGRALFPGAVIPANRISSIARKIQDVYPLPNAGDLNGNRIADDYVITRAPTFDRNNYDLKVSFNRSSAHQIWAKYSYLDADVQDRFQIGFDQVAPAPTKVNAPVVGHTWTLSPTLILDGNFGVTYNEQEGLSPDYGTNWGTDVWGIPGTNGPDIRQSGQPQINTGLSTIGNFSSWNPYFYTTSVYSFSQALTKVAGRHEVRVGYDFNKLEMNHWQPEIGIGPRGGFTFGGNVTGAPGYQPIGGFNSYGSFLLGLPSSIGKSLQAEEMTTREWQHGLYVRDRWQVNDKLTLNGGLRFEMYPTMTRADRGIERLDFSTWNVLIGGRGGNPNDVGVKGKPVYVAPRLGLAYRIDDNTVFRSGYGITINPMPWSRPLRGFYPATVAYSNTAAGFNFIGTLEQGIPPIAQPDLSTGSTRLPSGVDMRTPNPGNVDRATLHQWNVTLERRLPLDIVTSVAYVGTQNNGGYADINLNYAEPGTGNAGRQFFTQAGNANILDWGAWTTSKYHSLQVAVNRPFKNGLLLKGAYTWSKAMNETDDDGWTGMTWNIPSQYARNYARAGYDRTHILQMAFVYELPFMRDSSNILAYIVKDWQINGIFSAFSGTPFTIGGNNPQLLAPGAGAITANQSGDISYINDPSRDVKWIDTSVLSNPTGLQWGNSGRNAFRAPGVWNLDFSLFKNIPIGRYRLEFRAQAANVLNHTRYLNPDTNINSPTFMQWVGAGSYDAPRTVQLGLRFAF, from the coding sequence TTGAAGCTCGCTCGCAGGCTGCACGTCGCGCTCACCCTGGCCTTGATGGCCTGTACCTGGCTGGTCCTCGCGCCGGCGGCCGGCGCGCAAACCCTCTATGGCACCCTGACGGGCTCGGTCACCGACAAGACGGGCGCCGCCATCCCCGGGGCGACGGTGACCGCCACCAACGAGGGCACCGGGCTCACGGTCGATGCGGTCTCCGACGCGGAAGGGGCCTACACCATCCGCAACCTCGCGCCGGGCTCCTACAAGCTCACCGCGTCGCTCCAGGGCTTCAAGACCTTCACGCAGACGGCGATCCCGCTGACCGCGGGCAACATCCTGCGCGTCAACGCGGAACTGGAGATCGGCGCCCTGACCGAGTCGATCACGGTGACCACCGAGGCGGCACTGCTCAAGACCGACAAGGCGGACGTGAGCGTGCAGCTGCAGCCCAAGGAGATCACCGACCTGCCGCTGAACCAGTTCCGGAACTACCAGGCGCTGATCAACCTGGTGCCCGGTGCGACGCCGGGTGCGTTCCAGAACTCGCAGGGCTCGACGCCGCAGCGGTCGCTGAGCGTCAACGTCAACGGCGTCAACCGCAACAACAACAGCACCCGCATCGACGGCGCGGCCAGCATCAACATCTGGCTGCCGCACCACGCCGGCATGGTGGCCTCGGCCGAGACGGTGGACACGGTCAACATCGTGACCAACAACTTCGACGCCGACACGGGCATGGCCGGCGGCGCCGCCGTGGCGGTCGTCACCAAGTCGGGCACCAACAACCTGCGGGGCTCGGCGTTCTTCTTCAACAACCGCGACGACTGGAACGCCAACACGTTCTTCAACAACGCCAACAAGCTGGCCAAGCCGCAGGTGACCAACTCGATCTGGGGCGGCACGCTCGGCGGCCCGATCGTGAAGAACCGGCTGTTCTACTTCGGGTCGTACGAGAAGTTCTACGAGGAGCGCGGCTTCCAGGAGACCTTCTCGGTGCCGACGGCGCGGATGCGCAACGGCGACTTCAGCGAGATCCTGGCGGCCTACCCGAACTTCCGCCTCTACGATCCGCTCACCGGCGATGCCAGCGGCAACGGCCGCGCGCTCTTCCCGGGCGCGGTCATCCCGGCCAACCGCATCAGCTCGATCGCCCGGAAGATCCAGGACGTCTACCCGCTGCCCAACGCCGGCGACCTGAACGGCAACCGCATCGCCGACGACTACGTGATCACCCGCGCGCCGACGTTCGACCGCAACAACTACGACCTGAAGGTCTCGTTCAACCGCTCGAGCGCGCACCAGATCTGGGCCAAGTACTCCTACCTCGACGCCGACGTGCAGGACCGCTTCCAGATCGGCTTCGACCAGGTCGCCCCGGCGCCCACCAAGGTGAACGCGCCGGTCGTCGGGCACACCTGGACGCTGTCGCCGACGCTCATCCTCGACGGCAACTTCGGCGTGACCTACAACGAGCAGGAGGGCCTGTCGCCCGACTACGGCACCAACTGGGGCACCGACGTGTGGGGCATCCCGGGCACCAACGGTCCCGACATCCGCCAGTCCGGTCAGCCGCAGATCAACACGGGCCTCAGCACGATCGGCAACTTCTCGTCGTGGAATCCCTACTTCTACACGACGTCGGTCTACTCGTTCTCGCAGGCCCTCACCAAGGTCGCCGGACGCCATGAAGTGCGCGTCGGGTACGACTTCAACAAGCTCGAGATGAACCACTGGCAGCCGGAGATCGGCATCGGCCCGCGTGGTGGCTTCACCTTCGGCGGCAACGTGACGGGCGCGCCGGGCTACCAGCCGATCGGTGGCTTCAACAGCTACGGCAGCTTCCTGCTCGGCCTCCCCAGTTCGATCGGCAAGAGCCTGCAGGCCGAGGAGATGACGACGCGCGAGTGGCAGCACGGCCTCTACGTCCGTGACCGCTGGCAGGTCAACGACAAGCTCACCCTCAACGGCGGTCTGCGCTTCGAGATGTACCCGACGATGACCCGCGCCGACCGCGGCATCGAGCGCCTCGACTTCTCGACGTGGAACGTGCTGATCGGCGGCCGTGGTGGCAACCCGAACGACGTCGGCGTCAAGGGCAAGCCGGTCTACGTGGCGCCGCGCCTCGGCCTCGCGTACCGCATCGACGACAACACCGTGTTCCGCTCCGGCTATGGCATCACCATCAACCCGATGCCGTGGTCGCGGCCGCTGCGCGGCTTCTACCCGGCCACCGTGGCCTACAGCAACACGGCCGCGGGCTTCAACTTCATCGGCACGCTCGAGCAGGGCATCCCGCCCATCGCCCAGCCGGACCTGAGCACGGGCAGCACCCGCCTCCCGAGCGGCGTCGACATGCGCACGCCGAACCCCGGCAACGTCGACCGCGCCACGCTGCACCAGTGGAACGTCACGCTGGAGCGCCGCCTGCCGCTCGACATCGTGACCAGCGTCGCGTACGTCGGCACGCAGAACAACGGCGGGTACGCCGACATCAACCTGAACTACGCCGAGCCCGGCACGGGCAACGCCGGCCGTCAGTTCTTCACGCAGGCCGGCAACGCCAACATCCTCGACTGGGGCGCGTGGACGACCAGCAAGTACCACTCGCTGCAGGTCGCGGTGAACCGTCCCTTCAAGAACGGCCTCCTGCTCAAGGGCGCGTACACCTGGAGCAAGGCGATGAACGAGACCGACGACGATGGGTGGACGGGCATGACCTGGAACATCCCGAGCCAGTACGCGCGCAACTACGCGCGCGCCGGCTACGACCGCACCCACATCCTGCAGATGGCGTTCGTCTACGAGCTGCCCTTCATGCGCGACAGCAGCAACATCCTCGCGTACATCGTCAAGGACTGGCAGATCAACGGCATCTTCTCGGCCTTCTCGGGCACGCCGTTCACCATCGGCGGCAACAACCCGCAGCTGCTCGCGCCGGGCGCCGGCGCCATCACCGCGAACCAGAGCGGCGACATCTCCTACATCAACGATCCGAGCCGCGACGTGAAGTGGATCGACACGTCGGTGCTCAGCAACCCGACGGGCCTGCAGTGGGGCAACTCCGGTCGCAACGCCTTCCGCGCGCCCGGCGTCTGGAACCTCGACTTCTCGCTGTTCAAGAACATCCCGATCGGCCGCTACCGGCTCGAGTTCCGCGCCCAGGCCGCCAACGTCCTGAACCACACGCGGTACCTCAACCCGGACACGAACATCAACAGCCCGACGTTCATGCAGTGGGTGGGCGCCGGCTCGTACGACGCGCCGCGCACCGTGCAGCTCGGCCTGCGGTTCGCCTTCTAG
- a CDS encoding sodium:solute symporter family protein, with product MQLAPVDYLILVVYFAFVLGIGWVLKRHQHTSEDFFLSGRSIPAWIAGLAFLSANLGAQEMIGMAASGAKYGIATSHFYWVGAIPAMVFVGVFMMPFYYGSRARSVPEYLKLRFDEKTRAFNAISFAAMTLFSSGISMYALARLFEAILGWDFNVSILVSGGIVLAYILLGGLTSAIYNEVLQFFLIVLGFAPLVFLGLRDIGGWDGLVARLASVSTARGFEAGAWTQSWAHLGSPQSNPMGVEWFGMAMGLGFVLSFGYWCTDFLVVQRAMAADSMAAARKTPLIAALPKMLFPFLVILPGMIAMGLTAGASGPGDFALPPKPDGSLDYDLVIPMMLGHYYPSGLLGLGLTALMASFMSGMAGNVTAFNTVFTYDLYQGYVKPKASDAHYLMVGRVITVVGIALSIATAYLAAQFNNIMDFLQLVFAFVNAPLFATFLLGMFWKRATGHGAFWGLLSGTVAAALHHGLTLPANAPVGIKGGWLGMLHAYPSEMAQNFWTAIWAWSVCFGLTIAISLLTRRQRTDEELRGLVYSLTPKQPKENLPWWQTPEGLGVVVIAAVAVLNVIFW from the coding sequence ATGCAACTGGCGCCGGTCGATTACCTGATCCTGGTCGTCTACTTCGCGTTCGTGCTCGGCATCGGCTGGGTGCTGAAGCGCCACCAGCACACCAGCGAGGACTTCTTCCTCTCCGGGCGCTCCATCCCGGCGTGGATTGCCGGACTCGCCTTCCTGTCGGCCAACCTCGGTGCGCAGGAGATGATCGGCATGGCGGCCTCGGGCGCCAAGTACGGGATCGCCACGAGCCACTTCTACTGGGTGGGCGCCATCCCCGCCATGGTCTTCGTGGGCGTGTTCATGATGCCGTTCTATTACGGCTCGCGGGCCCGCTCGGTGCCCGAGTACCTGAAGCTGCGCTTCGACGAGAAGACCCGCGCCTTCAACGCCATCTCGTTCGCGGCGATGACGCTGTTCTCCTCGGGCATCTCGATGTACGCGCTGGCCCGCCTGTTCGAGGCCATCCTCGGATGGGACTTCAACGTCAGCATCCTCGTCTCGGGCGGCATCGTGCTCGCCTACATCCTGCTCGGCGGCCTGACCTCGGCCATCTACAACGAAGTGCTGCAGTTCTTCCTGATCGTGCTCGGCTTTGCGCCGCTCGTGTTCCTCGGCCTGCGCGACATCGGCGGCTGGGACGGCCTGGTGGCCCGCCTGGCGAGCGTGTCGACGGCCCGGGGCTTCGAGGCGGGGGCGTGGACGCAGTCGTGGGCGCACCTGGGCAGCCCGCAGTCCAACCCGATGGGCGTCGAGTGGTTCGGCATGGCCATGGGCCTCGGCTTCGTGCTGTCGTTCGGCTACTGGTGCACGGACTTCCTGGTCGTGCAGCGCGCCATGGCGGCCGACTCGATGGCCGCGGCGCGCAAGACGCCGCTCATCGCCGCCCTGCCCAAGATGCTGTTCCCCTTCCTGGTGATCCTCCCCGGCATGATCGCGATGGGCCTGACGGCCGGCGCGTCGGGCCCCGGCGACTTCGCCCTGCCTCCCAAGCCGGATGGCTCGCTCGACTACGACCTCGTGATCCCGATGATGCTGGGGCACTACTACCCCTCGGGCCTGCTGGGCCTCGGGCTGACGGCGCTGATGGCGTCGTTCATGTCGGGCATGGCCGGCAACGTCACGGCGTTCAACACCGTGTTCACCTACGACCTGTACCAGGGCTACGTGAAGCCGAAGGCGAGCGACGCGCATTACCTCATGGTCGGCCGCGTCATCACCGTCGTCGGCATCGCGCTGAGCATCGCCACGGCGTACCTGGCGGCGCAGTTCAACAACATCATGGACTTCCTGCAGCTCGTGTTCGCGTTCGTGAACGCGCCGCTGTTTGCCACCTTCCTGCTCGGCATGTTCTGGAAGCGGGCCACCGGCCATGGCGCGTTCTGGGGCCTGCTCTCGGGCACCGTCGCCGCGGCCCTCCACCACGGGCTGACGCTGCCGGCCAACGCGCCGGTCGGCATCAAGGGCGGCTGGCTCGGGATGCTGCACGCCTACCCGAGCGAGATGGCGCAGAACTTCTGGACCGCGATCTGGGCCTGGTCGGTGTGCTTCGGCCTGACCATCGCGATCTCGCTGCTGACGCGCCGGCAGCGCACCGACGAGGAGCTCCGCGGACTGGTCTACTCACTCACGCCCAAGCAGCCGAAGGAGAATCTGCCATGGTGGCAGACGCCGGAGGGCCTGGGCGTGGTGGTGATCGCTGCCGTGGCCGTGCTCAACGTCATCTTCTGGTAA